The genomic stretch ACGAAGACGGCGTCGATCGACGGGTCGTCGCCCAGCAGCTGGCGCATCGCGACCGCACCCGACTGGCGGGTGAAGTCGCCGACCGCGACGATGGAGCGCAGGTCGGAGTCGCGGAGAACGTTGCGGTAGCCGGCCAGCCGATCCTGGCCGGCGATCATGTCCTGAGGGCCCGCGATCGTGGCGATCCTGCGGCGTCCCTGCTCCACCAGGTGCCTGACGCCGGTCTCCGCGCCGCCCAGGTTGTCGTTGTCGACGTACGGGATGTTCACGGGGACGGCGGGCCGCCCGTACGAGACCACAGGGACGCGCAGGCGCGACAGCGCCGCCGGCAGCGGGTCGGCGCCGTGCATGGAGATCAGCATGACCCCGTCCACGTGCCCGCCCGCGATGTAGCGCTCCACCCGGGCGTGGCTCTTGGCGTTGGACGCCAGCATCAGCACGACCTGCTTGTTGACCTCCTCCAACTCCACCGACGCCGACCTGATCGCCGTGGAGAACCATGGGTCGTCGGAGAAGACCCTGGTGCCGGGCTCGCTGATGACCAGCGCGATGGAGTCGG from Nonomuraea polychroma encodes the following:
- a CDS encoding LacI family DNA-binding transcriptional regulator — translated: MRRPTLEAVAARAGVSRATASRVVNGQTTVAPDIRDAVLRAIDELGYVPNSAARSLVTQRTDSIALVISEPGTRVFSDDPWFSTAIRSASVELEEVNKQVVLMLASNAKSHARVERYIAGGHVDGVMLISMHGADPLPAALSRLRVPVVSYGRPAVPVNIPYVDNDNLGGAETGVRHLVEQGRRRIATIAGPQDMIAGQDRLAGYRNVLRDSDLRSIVAVGDFTRQSGAVAMRQLLGDDPSIDAVFVANDLMAVGALQSLRQAGRRVPDDVAVVGFDDIEAAKYTEPPLTTLRHPVTEQSAAMVRLLLSLFEGGPAEPMILPTELVIRESA